The sequence GGCTTCCTTTCCTTCTTCCCCGGCTGATGGCCGTGCTCCTGGCACCGGAGCATCTCAGTCGGCGCCGCAGTTGCCGCCGGGACCGACATTGCGACGCCTGCGCGTGAACCCACGCTGCCACTTCGGCAGCCCGCGCCGCGTGTGGCACTGACATCTTGCTGACAAGCTCGCCACCTTGGCCGGCCGTGACGGCCCCGCATGACGGACGGCTGGCGCGCCCGTTGCACTACTGCGAGTCATGCGAACCGACCGCCTGACAACCCTCGCCCAGCAGGCCCTCGCCGACGCCCAGTCGGACGCCCTCGGCCGTTCCAACCCCGAGATCAACGGGCTGCACGTTCTGGGCGCACTGCTCAAGGACCGCGGCAGCAACACATGGTCCATCCTCGAGAAGGCCGGCGCCTCGCCGGAGCGCGTCGCCGCGATCGCGGCGACCGAACTCGGCCGCCTGCCCACCGTCTCCTCCGGAGCCGGCGGCGCGGGGCGGGCCATCATGGAGGTGGTCGCCAAGGCGGAGCAGGAGGCCAAGAAACTTGGCGACGCCTACGTCTCGACCGAGCACCTCCTGCTCGCGATCGCCGACGGCGCGGGCGGGCAGCAGGGCAAGGACGTGCTCACGCTGGTGGGGGGGACGGACCGCAAGCGGATCGAGAGCGCTGTGCGGGAGATCCGCGCCGCATCAGGCGTCAAGAACGTGAACGATCCGGATGCCGAGAGCACCTTCGAGGCGCTCAAGAAGTACGGCATCGACCTCACCGAGAAGGCCCAGCAGGGCAAGCTCGACCCCGTCATCGGGCGCGACGAGGAGATCCGCCGCTGCATGCAGGTCCTCTCGCGCCGGACCAAGAACAACCCCGTGCTCATCGGCGAGCCCGGCGTCGGCAAGACGGCCATCGCCGAGGGGCTCGCCCTGCGCATCGTCAACGGCGACTGCCCGGAGGGGATGCGCGGCAAGCGGGTCATCGGGCTCGACGTCGGGCAACTGCTCGCCGGCGCCAAGTACCGCGGCGAGTTCGAGGAGCGGCTCAAGGCCGTGCTCCGTGAGGCCCAGTCCTCCAACGGCGACATCATCCTGTTCATCGACGAGCTGCACACCATCGTCGGCGCCGGAGCCGCGGAGGGCGCCGTCTCCGCCGGCAACCTGCTCAAGCCGGCCCTGGCCCGCGGCGAGTTGCGGTGCATCGGCGCGACCACCCTCGACGAGTACCGCAAGCACATCGAGAAGGACCCCGCCTTCGAGCGCCGCTTCCAGCCGGTGTACGTCGACCAGCCCGGCGTCGAGGAGACAGTCGCGATCCTGCGCGGGCTCAAGGAGCGGTACGAGGCGCACCACGGCGTGCGGATCCTCGACAGCGCCATCCTCGCCGCGGCGAACCTGTCGCACCGGTACATCACCGAGCGGTTCCTCCCGGACAAGGCGATCGACCTGATCGACGAGGCCGCGAGCCGGCTGCGCATGGAGAACGACTCCATGCCGACCGAACTCGACGAGCTGCGCCGCCGCATCATGCAGCTGGAGATCGAGCGGGAGGCCGTCCGGCTGGAAGTGGGGGGGAAGGAAGGGCAGGGCCCCGACGCACGCACCGCCAAGGGGCAACTGGAGAAGATCGAGCGCGAACTCTCGGAACTCCAGGAGCGGAACCGCGCGCTCACCGCGCGTTGGGAGGCCGAGAAGAAGGAGCTGGACGCCGTCAAGGCAATCAAGGCGGGGATCGACTCCAAGCGAACCGAACTGGAGCAGGCCCAGCGCCGCGGCGACCTCGAGACCGCCGCGAGGATCCAGTACGGCGAGATCCGGGACCTCGAGGCCAAGCTCTCGCAGGCGGAGAAGGCGATGGACGCCCGCGTCGCGAAGGGCGACACGATGGTCAAGGAGGAGGTCGACGCCGAACTGATCGCCGAGATCGTCGGCTCGTGGACCGGGATCCCGGTGTCGCGCCTCATCGAGTCCGAGCGCGACAAGCTCGTGCGGATGGAGGACGGCCTGCGGAAGCGCGTGGTGGGCCAGGACGAGGCGCTCAGGGCCGTGGCGGACGCAGTCCGGCGCGCCCGGGCCGGGCTGGGGGATCCGAACCGGCCGATCGGCTCGTTCCTCTTCCTGGGCCCGACCGGCGTGGGTAAGACCGAGACCTGCAAGGCACTCGCGGAGTTCCTCTTCGACACCGAGGAGGCGATGATCCGCATCGACATGTCGGAGTACATGGAGAAGCACGCGGTGTCGCGCCTGATCGGCGCGCCGCCGGGGTACGTGGGCTACGAGGAGGGCGGGGCGCTCACCGAGGCGGTGCGGCGCCGGCCCTACGCCGTCATCCTGATGGACGAGATCGAGAAGGCGCACCCGGACGTGTTCAACGTGCTGCTGCAGCTCCTCGACGACGGGAGGCTGACCGACGGTCAGGGCCGCACGGTTGACTTCAAGAACACGATCGTGGTGATGACCAGCAACTTCGGCTCGCAGATGATCCAGGAGCTCGCCGCGAGCGGCGCGGAGGACTGGGAGATCGACGCGGCCGTACGCGACCTGGTCCGGCGCGGCCCCGCCGGCGCGGCGATGCAGGAACTCGGCAAGGCGACGGGCATGAGCCCCAGGGTCGTCGAGGCGATCATCAAGGCGCAGCAGGCGATGGGGGCCACGACCGGCGGCCAGTTCATGCGCCCCGAACTGCTCAACCGGATCGACGAGACGGTCGTCTTCCACCAGTTGCAGCGCGAGGACCTGGCGCGGATCGTCGAGATCCAGCTCGGCCGCCTGCGCCGGCGACTGGCCGACCGGCAGATGTCGATCGCCCTCACCAAGGAGGCCGAGCAGCACCTCGCCGAGGAGGGGTGGGACCCGGCGTTCGGCGCCCGGCCTCTCAAGCGGACCATCCAGCAGCGCCTCGAGAATCCGCTCGCCAGCCGGATCCTCGCCGGGGAGTTCGGCGAGGGGGACTCGATCACGGTGGACTACCGGGGCAAGAGTTTCATATTCGAGAAGTCTGCCGCGTCTTAGCGCCGCTGTCCGGGTAAAGAGTGTTGACGCGTCGCCGCCGGCGTGTAGGGTAGATTCTGTCCCCCGCGTTCTGCTGGGGGCTCATGACTGCCATCGCGCCCAAGTGGAGTCGCCATGAGGAATGTCAACAACCGGCTGCTGTTGGTGCGGACCGGGGCCCGCGTGCTGACCGCGACCGCCGGGGTTGCGGGCGCCGCCGCCGCCCTGGCGCAACCGATTACCCAGGATGTGTTCTGCTACAGCGGGGGTCCCGCGCCGGGAACGCCGGAGGGGACAACGTTTCTCAGCCTGACGACGCCGGTGATCGACAACAGCGGTCGGGTCTGCGTGGCGGGTTCCCTCACCGGCGACGGGGTCGATGCGACCAACAGCCGCGGCGTGTGGGCCGGGAGGCCGGGGTCGCTGTCTCTTTTCGTTCGTGCAGGGGAAGCGGCGCCCGGCGCCGATCCGGCGATGTTCATCGATCCCTCCACCGCGACCCGGGATGCCTGCTGGAGCAACGGCCGCGTCGCGGTGTACGGGGTGCTCGCCGGCGATGGCGTCGCATCGTCCAATGACACGGGATTCTGGACGGGCGACGGCACGCTGGGCCTGCTCGCCCGAGAGGGCACGACGGCGCCGGGGATGGCGGTGGGCACCAACTTTGGAACACTCGGCTACATGGCGATCAGCCGCGCGAGCGCCGAGGTCGCCGTCTGGTCGAACATGACCGGCTCGGGCGTGAGCGGCGGGAACGACACCGCGATCTGGCTGGGACGGGGCTTTTCCCCAGTCCCGATGTTGCCGGTTGTGCGGGAAGGAGACCCGGCGCCGGTGGCCGGAGAGTCCCTGGATATGGGCACGCTGCCGAGTTCATTCGCGGTCGGCCCGCTGGGACATGTTGTGTTTGGTGCGTACGCGAACCAGCGCGTCTCCCCGTTCAACTCGTCCTTCGTTGTGTGGCGCGGGCGTCCGGGCGACCTGCGGCCCGTCCTGCGGCAAGGGGATGTGATGCCCGACGGTGACGGCGAGACGCTCCTGTTCATGGAGGCGATCCCCGCCACCGATGCGGCGGGCCGCATCGCGGTCGGATTGAGGCTCTCCGGCGCGACCGCGCGCCGGGGTGTGTGGCGGGGCCCGCCGGGCTCGCTGAGCGCCGCGCTGCCGCCGGGCGCCGCCCTGCCCGGAGTCGGCGAGAACGAGGTTGTCGCGAGAGTCCGCGCCGTGCAGTCCACCGCGGCAGGATGGTTGCTGGTGAACCTGGAGTTGAGCGACGACGGGTCGCAGACCGTCACCGGGCACGGGCTGTGGGCGCTGGATCCGCTCGGCACACCGCACCTGGTCGCTCGCGAGGGGCAGTCGATGCCGGGGGGATCGCCGCTCATCTCGCTCGGCCCTGACCTGAGCGCCTCGATCAACAACGCGGGCCAGGTCGCGCTTCGCGGCGACCTGCTCAACTCGAACCAGTTCATCGCCACAACCGGGATCTGGGTCTGGGATGCGCAGGGCGGGCTGCGCCTGGTGGTGCGCACCAACACGAACATGACGGTCGCGCCGGGGCAGGTGCGGGCGATTGGCAGCGTGATCGCGGCGACCGGGTCCGCTGAGAGTGGGGCGCGGTCCTGCCTCAACGATTCGGGCCAGTTGACGTACCGGGTGAACTTCTCGATCGGCGGAGCCGCCGCGGTGGTCGCCGAGACGCGCGACACGACCGCCGACTGCGACGGGAACGGCCTGCCGGATGTTCAGGAAATGCGGGACGATGCATCGAAGGACGCCTTCTCTCGCGTCGCCGCGGACGTCCTGGGACGCCACGTTGCCGGTGGGGCCAACGGGATCCTGGATCAGTGCGAATGCGTCGGCGACTGGGATCGCAACGGGGCGGCCGAGCCCGCGGACGTCGCGGGGTTCATCGCAACATGGCTCGCCTCCGTCCAGGGCATGGCCGACCTCAATGCGGACGTGGATGCGGACGGCGCGGTGCAGCCGGCGGATGTGGCCAGGTTTATCCAGTGGTGGTTCGGCGCGGTCACCAACCCCAGCGGACACGGATGCGGGTGACGGCTGCCGCATTCTTTTTGTCGGGCGGCGAACCCGGGAAACGGATGGCGAGTAGGTGTGGGCGATGGCCACCGCACCGGATGAGTCGCCCGCTCCGCCGCCGCGCCTTGCCCGTCACACGAGGGTGCTCGCGGTCTTGGCGTGGGCGGGCGTTGCCATGGCGTGCCTGGCCATGTCGCTGGCCCTCCTGTGGCGGACGGACCTCGAGAACACGCAGCCGCTGCACGTCATGATCTCCTGGGCGGCCTTCCTGGCGCTGACGTTTCATTTCCACCTGGCGCTCGTGGCGGGCGCCGCGCTGCTGCTGGCGCTCGCGACGAAACGGCGGCGGCTGGCCCTCGCGTCGGCTGCGGTCGTCGCGGCGGGGCTGGTCCCGGCGGCGTGGTCCTGTCGACCCAAGCCCGCCCCGGTCCTGGATGGCGGCGACCACCTGACGATCATGAGCGCCAACCTGCTCTTCAGCCGCGCGGAGCCCTCGCGGCTCAAGGCGCTCGTCGACGCCGAGAGGCCCGATGTCATCGTGCTACAGGAGTACACCCTCGACGGCGCCGACGCGATCCGGCGAGTCCTTTCCGGCGACTACCCGCACATGATCGAGCAGCCGCAGGAGAACGCCTACGGCCAGGCGGTCTTCTCCAAGCGATCGTTCACGCAGCCGCCGCGGCTGTACCCGGAGGGTGCAGTGTGGGATTGCCCGCAGATCCTGAGCGTGGTCGAAGTGGGGGGGCGGCGAGTCGGGATCATGGATATCCACCTCTACCCGCCGGGCTCGTACAACAACGTCGTTGGGCACCGCCTGCAGGCCGCGACACTCGCGAGGCACATCCGGGCCGTGCTGGCCTCGGGAACGCTCGACGGGCTCGTGCTCGCCGGTGATTTCAATGCGACGCCGGAGAGCCCGCACCTGGGCGCCATCCGCGGGGCGGGCCTCGCGGCCGCGCACGACCAGGCCGGCATTGGACGCGGGGCGACGTGGCCGAACGTCACCATGGCGCGGTTTGCTCCGGGGATCCGGATCGACCAGATCCTGCTGAGCGATTCGCTGGCCTGCACCGATTCGAGGGTGCTGGACCGGATCGGATCGGACCACCGGCCGATCGTGGCCAGGGTGGGGTGGAGGAGGGCGGGTGGCAAGTAGTGGTGGCTCAAATTGCATCACGTCAGCGCTGCTCGGACTACCCTCGCCCAATGAGATCGGTCTTCCTCAACGGCGCGTTCGTCTATCAGGATGCCGCGATGATGTCGGCGTTCGACGCCGGCACGCAGCATGGCGTCGGCGTCTTCGAGACCTTGACCGGCGGGCTCGCCGGGGATCGCCCCTGGGCGCTGCACCTGAACGAGCACATGGAGCGGCTCTCGTTCTCGGCGCGAGAACTTGGCCTGAGCGACTCGGTGCACGGCGATGGGCTCGGCGAGGCGGTCCTGGAGACCATCCGGCGCAGCGCGCACCCGCTCTCACGCATCCGCATCACGGTCACGGGGGGCGACCTTAACCTGCTCTCCCGCCCCGCCGTCGCCGCGGGTCCGGCCGGCGCGGTGCGGCCCACGGTGCTGATCCAGTCGCAGCCCGCGACGATCTACCCGCCCGCGATGTTCGAGCGGGGCATCGGCGTCACCATCGCCGATACCAAGGCCAACCCGCTCAACCGCTTCGAGGGCCACAAGACGCTCAATTACTGGTGGCGACTGCAGGAGTTGTCTCGCGCCGCCCGCCAAGGCGCCGGCGAGGCGCTGGTGCTGCAGGTGACGAACCACATCGCCGGCGGCTGCGTGAGCAACCTGCTGATCGTCAAGGGCAGCGAGTTGCTCACGCCGATCGCCCGCGGCGAGGAGGACGGGGCTCGCGCGGATGCGGGCCCGGGCGAGGCGTCCGTCGCGGAGGGGGGAACGCCTCGCGTCGGCGGAGCGCACCTCCCTAGCCCGGTGCTGCCGGGGGTCGTGAGGGCCTGGGCGATCGAGCAGGCGCCGCGGCTGGGCCTGCGCGTCGTACGGCGGATGCTCTCCATCTCCGACCTGCTCGACGCCGACGAGGCGATGCTGACCAACTCCTCGTGGGGGGTGTTGCCGGTGGTCAAGGTCGAGCGCGAGGCGCTGGCCGACGCCGTCGTCGGGCCCAAGTCGCTGCGGCTGATCGAGTTCTGGCGCGGGCTGATCGATGCCACGGCCGGCGCGTGATGGGCCAGCTCGGCTACCGGAGCACGCGGCGGCGCAGCAGGATTACGCCGACAAGGCCGATCCCCGTGAGCGCGGCCGGGGCGGGCAGCGGCACCACGACGAGTTGATCTCGCGGCGTTGGGGGCACGGCCTCGATATGGACCGGCTGGGGCGAACCCGCGTCCCTCCACATCGATTCAGCAAGGAGCCCGAGCCGGGGCTGATCCATGGCCGGGGCGACAGTCTCGGGGCTGAGCGGACTCTTCTCGGCGCCGCCGCCGCGCGGTTCAGGATTGGCTTGGGCGGGATTATTGAGGAGCGCGGGCGCGTGCAGCGGCGAGAGAGGCGACGACATGTCCAACTCGGACATGGCCCGTCGCACGTCGACGGAGTCGGCCATCGCCGCCGATGCGGTGATGAGCAGGGCTATGCACGCTTTCGCACTCATGAACCAACGTCCTGTCTGTGCGAGCGTTCGGCGTCATGCCGCACGCGGGGGGCGGGGGGGAGCGAGTCTAGCGCCGTGGGCTGCGCCGCCTCACCGCGGCGAGCCCCAGGGCCGCGCCGACGAGAGCCAGTGAGCCAGGAGAAGGAACGACCACGAGCTGGTCCTGGAAGTTCGGGTTCGAGGCGCCGCGGAGGCCGCCGATGGGCGCTGCCGTGCCGAGGAAACCCCGGAGTTCGTTGTACTTGTCCATGACGCCCGCGAAGTAGTTCGCGGATGAGGAGAAGTTGACGGTGCCGGTATTCACGTCGACGCTCGCCTCGGTGCCGTCATAGTCGTAGATGATCTTCCAGACCATCATCTGGAACGCCGCGGCGTAGTCGGGGGTCGCGTGCTGCTGGCCGTTGGCGCCGGCGAAGATGTTGGCGATCGCCTGGGCGCGGGAGGCGCCCATCGCGGGGCCCGGGTCCGGCGCGTCCTCAAGGGGGACGATGTTGTACTGCTCCCACTCGAACGACGAGTCCTGCGCCAGGTCGGCGCAGAACGTCTGGATCACGCCGTTGAGGACCG comes from Phycisphaeraceae bacterium and encodes:
- a CDS encoding endonuclease/exonuclease/phosphatase family protein — its product is MATAPDESPAPPPRLARHTRVLAVLAWAGVAMACLAMSLALLWRTDLENTQPLHVMISWAAFLALTFHFHLALVAGAALLLALATKRRRLALASAAVVAAGLVPAAWSCRPKPAPVLDGGDHLTIMSANLLFSRAEPSRLKALVDAERPDVIVLQEYTLDGADAIRRVLSGDYPHMIEQPQENAYGQAVFSKRSFTQPPRLYPEGAVWDCPQILSVVEVGGRRVGIMDIHLYPPGSYNNVVGHRLQAATLARHIRAVLASGTLDGLVLAGDFNATPESPHLGAIRGAGLAAAHDQAGIGRGATWPNVTMARFAPGIRIDQILLSDSLACTDSRVLDRIGSDHRPIVARVGWRRAGGK
- a CDS encoding aminotransferase class IV → MRSVFLNGAFVYQDAAMMSAFDAGTQHGVGVFETLTGGLAGDRPWALHLNEHMERLSFSARELGLSDSVHGDGLGEAVLETIRRSAHPLSRIRITVTGGDLNLLSRPAVAAGPAGAVRPTVLIQSQPATIYPPAMFERGIGVTIADTKANPLNRFEGHKTLNYWWRLQELSRAARQGAGEALVLQVTNHIAGGCVSNLLIVKGSELLTPIARGEEDGARADAGPGEASVAEGGTPRVGGAHLPSPVLPGVVRAWAIEQAPRLGLRVVRRMLSISDLLDADEAMLTNSSWGVLPVVKVEREALADAVVGPKSLRLIEFWRGLIDATAGA